The proteins below are encoded in one region of Rhizobacter sp.:
- a CDS encoding DsbA family protein: MRHLRFSFDPISPYAYLAFERLPQVLEGLSYNVSYEPILLAGLLQHWGQKGPAEIVPKRDWTYRQVLWLGHKLQLPLHMPAAHPFNPLALLRLLLATAPAGGTPNRWASEQVLHHVWRGGADANDAERLAALTQRLAPQRDVASAEVKDELKAATAAAAARGLFGVPTVEVDDKLFWGLDGLELLSAYLRGEPWFDGPEWASVSALPAAVQRKH; encoded by the coding sequence ATGAGACACCTGCGCTTCAGCTTCGACCCGATCTCGCCTTACGCCTACCTCGCATTCGAGCGCCTGCCGCAGGTGCTCGAAGGGCTGAGCTACAACGTGAGCTACGAGCCCATCCTGCTCGCCGGCCTGTTGCAGCACTGGGGCCAGAAGGGCCCGGCCGAGATCGTGCCCAAGCGCGACTGGACCTACCGCCAGGTGCTGTGGCTCGGCCACAAGCTCCAACTGCCCCTGCACATGCCGGCCGCGCACCCCTTCAACCCGCTGGCGCTGCTGCGCCTGCTGCTGGCCACCGCGCCGGCCGGCGGTACCCCCAACCGCTGGGCGAGCGAGCAGGTGCTGCACCACGTGTGGCGTGGCGGGGCCGATGCCAACGATGCCGAACGGCTGGCCGCGCTCACCCAGCGCCTCGCGCCGCAGCGCGACGTGGCGAGCGCCGAGGTGAAAGACGAACTCAAGGCGGCCACCGCCGCGGCCGCCGCACGCGGTCTCTTCGGCGTGCCCACGGTGGAGGTCGACGACAAGCTCTTCTGGGGCCTCGACGGCCTGGAGCTGCTCTCGGCCTACCTGCGCGGCGAGCCCTGGTTCGACGGCCCCGAGTGGGCTTCGGTGTCAGCCTTGCCGGCGGCCGTTCAGAGAAAACACTGA
- a CDS encoding DUF1289 domain-containing protein encodes MSRRPDMPGVIAPVPSPCISVCRMHAASGLCEGCLRTLDEIAAWSTLGDEAKRVVWQRIEQRQAEHPFFDTPTS; translated from the coding sequence ATGTCACGCCGTCCTGACATGCCGGGCGTCATCGCCCCGGTGCCGAGCCCCTGCATCAGCGTGTGCCGCATGCATGCCGCAAGCGGCCTGTGCGAAGGCTGCTTGCGCACGCTCGACGAGATCGCCGCCTGGTCGACGCTGGGCGACGAGGCCAAGCGCGTGGTGTGGCAGCGCATCGAGCAGCGCCAGGCCGAACACCCCTTCTTCGACACCCCCACCTCCTGA
- a CDS encoding YbaK/EbsC family protein, with protein sequence MSDERQRDERRAAPKPARIPPGDRPVYSPDEGSSSLPEGFRRVTALLAEKGHPHAPVYLDVTARTAQEAADALGVQLGQIAKSVIFKRKHDSAPVLVVTSGDLRVDVEKVAALTGPVGRADADFVKAATGYSIGGVSPVGHLTPPVMLIDRELARFDEIWAAAGHPNGVFKLTPAQLQAMTGAPMADVTPS encoded by the coding sequence ATGAGCGACGAACGACAGCGGGACGAGCGCCGGGCCGCTCCCAAGCCGGCCCGCATCCCCCCGGGGGATCGGCCGGTGTATTCACCGGACGAGGGGTCGTCATCCTTGCCGGAAGGTTTTCGCCGCGTGACCGCGCTGCTCGCAGAGAAAGGCCATCCGCACGCACCGGTCTACCTCGACGTCACCGCACGCACCGCGCAAGAGGCCGCCGATGCCCTCGGCGTGCAGCTCGGCCAGATCGCCAAGAGCGTGATCTTCAAGCGCAAACACGACAGCGCGCCGGTGCTCGTCGTGACCTCGGGCGACCTGCGGGTCGACGTGGAGAAGGTCGCCGCGCTCACCGGCCCGGTGGGCCGCGCCGATGCCGATTTCGTGAAGGCTGCCACCGGGTATTCCATCGGCGGTGTCTCGCCGGTGGGCCACCTCACGCCGCCGGTGATGCTGATCGACCGCGAGCTCGCGCGCTTCGACGAGATCTGGGCCGCCGCCGGCCACCCCAACGGTGTCTTCAAGCTCACCCCCGCGCAGCTGCAGGCAATGACCGGCGCGCCGATGGCCGATGTCACGCCGTCCTGA
- a CDS encoding hydroxymethylglutaryl-CoA lyase, whose amino-acid sequence MFPSHVTLVEVGPRDGLQNEKQPVAAAHKIELVHRLQAAGLREIEATSFVSPKWVPQMADNTEVMAGIARQGGVRYSVLVPNMKGLEAALPTKPDEVVVFGAASEAFSQRNINCSIAESFERFAPVVAAAHEAGLKVRGAISCALGCPYQGEVGADEVERVVKLMKQIGVDHCGVADTIGVGTPRKVQLAMERALKHYPLVEVSGHFHDTYGQALSNIYACLEMGVHTFDASVAGLGGCPYAKGATGNVATEDVLFMLNGLGISTGIDLDALVDAGAYISGVLGRSPVSRVGRAVLAKREKAAA is encoded by the coding sequence ATGTTTCCGAGTCATGTGACGCTGGTCGAGGTCGGTCCGCGAGACGGGTTGCAGAACGAAAAGCAGCCCGTCGCCGCAGCGCACAAGATCGAGCTCGTGCACCGCTTGCAGGCAGCCGGCCTGCGCGAGATTGAGGCCACCAGTTTCGTGAGCCCCAAGTGGGTGCCGCAGATGGCCGACAACACCGAGGTGATGGCGGGCATCGCGCGCCAGGGTGGTGTGCGCTACTCGGTGCTGGTGCCCAACATGAAGGGGCTCGAAGCGGCGCTGCCCACGAAGCCCGATGAGGTGGTCGTCTTCGGTGCGGCGAGCGAGGCCTTCAGCCAGCGCAACATCAACTGCAGCATCGCCGAGAGCTTCGAGCGTTTTGCGCCGGTCGTGGCAGCGGCACACGAAGCGGGCCTCAAGGTGCGCGGTGCGATCTCGTGTGCGCTCGGCTGCCCGTACCAGGGCGAGGTGGGTGCCGACGAGGTGGAGCGCGTGGTGAAGCTCATGAAGCAGATCGGTGTCGACCACTGCGGCGTGGCCGACACCATCGGCGTGGGCACGCCGCGCAAGGTGCAGCTCGCGATGGAGCGTGCGTTGAAGCACTACCCGCTGGTCGAGGTGAGCGGGCATTTCCACGACACCTACGGCCAGGCGCTGTCCAACATCTACGCCTGCCTCGAGATGGGCGTGCACACCTTCGATGCGAGCGTGGCCGGCCTTGGCGGCTGCCCGTATGCGAAGGGCGCGACCGGCAACGTGGCGACCGAAGACGTGCTCTTCATGCTCAACGGCCTGGGCATCTCGACCGGCATCGACCTCGATGCACTGGTCGACGCCGGGGCCTACATCTCGGGCGTGCTGGGCCGCTCGCCGGTGTCGCGCGTGGGGCGGGCGGTGCTCGCCAAGCGCGAGAAGGCGGCGGCATGA
- a CDS encoding acetyl/propionyl/methylcrotonyl-CoA carboxylase subunit alpha: MFKKILIANRGEIACRVAATARRLGIRTVAVYSDADARAKHVAVCDEAVHIGPSSPKESYLRAERILAAAKATGAEAIHPGYGFLSENEDFAQACAEAGLVFIGPPASAIQAMGLKAESKRLMAKAGVPLVPGYHGADQDPTLLQREAEAIGYPVLIKASAGGGGKGMRIVTAASEFAQALASCQREAQNSFGDSAVLIERYVTKPRHIEIQVFGDTHGNCVYLFERDCSVQRRHQKVLEEAPAPGMTEALRRQMGEAAVAAAKAVGYVGAGTVEFIAEPSGDGGLRFYFMEMNTRLQVEHPVTEAITGFDLVEWQLRVASGEPLPVRQDDLRIHGHAIEARICAENPDKQFMPATGTLQVYRTPASSSFERSDVRVDAGVREGDAISPYYDSMIAKLIVWGADRAQALARLDAALAQTHIVGLHTNVAFLRRVVASRSFADADLDTALIEREKASLFNAPPLAPELAAAGVVAHALAAELALQGDDPWSRRDGWRLFGGARRRFELQLHGRHQTVVLERAHRGGAMTLVIGEQRWPFATASIGGERHEVQLGDRRLTLAVYAFGERVSVFAPDGAATVSEVDVLAHAGDGAAEGGRLTAPMPGKVISFLVQPGQAVRQGQALALMEAMKMEHAIVSPRDGKVEALLYAPGDQVPEGGELLKLSA; this comes from the coding sequence ATGTTCAAGAAGATCCTGATCGCGAACCGAGGTGAGATCGCCTGCCGCGTCGCGGCCACCGCGCGCCGCCTCGGCATTCGCACCGTCGCGGTGTATTCCGATGCCGATGCGCGCGCCAAGCATGTGGCGGTGTGCGACGAGGCGGTGCACATCGGTCCCTCGTCGCCGAAAGAGAGCTACCTGCGCGCCGAGCGCATCCTCGCCGCGGCCAAAGCGACCGGCGCCGAGGCCATCCACCCCGGCTACGGCTTCCTGAGCGAGAACGAAGACTTCGCGCAGGCGTGTGCCGAGGCGGGCCTCGTCTTCATCGGCCCACCCGCGTCGGCGATTCAGGCAATGGGCCTGAAGGCCGAGAGCAAGCGCCTGATGGCCAAGGCCGGCGTGCCGCTCGTGCCCGGCTACCACGGCGCCGACCAGGACCCGACGCTGCTGCAGCGCGAGGCCGAGGCCATCGGCTACCCGGTGCTCATCAAAGCGAGTGCTGGGGGTGGCGGCAAGGGTATGCGCATCGTGACGGCGGCCAGCGAGTTCGCGCAGGCGCTGGCGTCGTGCCAGCGCGAGGCGCAAAACAGCTTCGGCGATTCGGCGGTGCTGATCGAGCGCTACGTCACCAAGCCACGGCACATCGAGATCCAGGTGTTCGGCGACACGCACGGCAACTGCGTCTACCTCTTTGAGCGCGATTGTTCGGTGCAGCGTCGTCACCAGAAGGTGCTGGAAGAAGCCCCTGCGCCCGGCATGACCGAAGCGCTGCGCCGTCAGATGGGCGAGGCGGCCGTGGCCGCCGCGAAGGCGGTGGGCTACGTGGGCGCGGGCACGGTCGAATTCATCGCCGAGCCCTCAGGTGATGGCGGTCTGCGCTTCTACTTCATGGAGATGAACACCCGCCTGCAGGTCGAGCACCCGGTGACGGAGGCCATCACCGGCTTCGACTTGGTGGAGTGGCAGCTGCGCGTGGCGAGCGGCGAGCCGCTGCCGGTTCGGCAGGACGACTTGCGCATCCACGGCCATGCGATCGAAGCGCGCATCTGCGCGGAGAACCCCGACAAGCAGTTCATGCCGGCGACCGGCACGCTGCAGGTCTATCGCACGCCCGCGTCATCGAGCTTCGAGCGCAGCGACGTGCGTGTGGATGCCGGCGTGCGCGAAGGCGATGCGATCTCGCCGTATTACGACTCGATGATCGCCAAGCTCATCGTCTGGGGCGCCGACCGCGCGCAGGCGCTGGCGCGGCTCGACGCCGCCCTCGCGCAGACGCACATCGTGGGCCTGCACACCAACGTGGCCTTCTTGCGGCGCGTGGTGGCGAGCCGCTCGTTTGCCGACGCCGACCTCGACACCGCGCTCATCGAACGCGAAAAGGCATCTCTCTTCAACGCCCCGCCGCTCGCGCCCGAGCTGGCCGCGGCCGGCGTGGTGGCGCATGCACTCGCGGCCGAGCTGGCCTTGCAGGGCGACGACCCGTGGTCGCGCCGCGATGGCTGGCGGCTCTTCGGTGGCGCGCGCCGCCGCTTCGAACTCCAGCTGCACGGCCGGCACCAGACGGTGGTGCTGGAGCGTGCCCACCGCGGCGGCGCGATGACGCTTGTGATCGGCGAGCAGCGCTGGCCGTTTGCCACGGCGTCGATCGGTGGCGAGCGGCACGAGGTGCAGCTCGGCGATCGCCGGCTGACGCTCGCGGTCTATGCCTTCGGTGAGCGCGTGAGCGTGTTCGCGCCCGACGGCGCGGCCACGGTGTCGGAGGTCGACGTGCTGGCCCACGCGGGGGATGGCGCGGCGGAAGGCGGGCGGCTCACCGCGCCGATGCCGGGCAAGGTCATCAGCTTCCTCGTGCAGCCGGGGCAGGCCGTGAGGCAGGGGCAGGCGCTTGCCTTGATGGAGGCGATGAAGATGGAGCACGCCATCGTGTCGCCCCGCGATGGCAAGGTCGAGGCGCTGCTGTATGCGCCCGGCGATCAGGTGCCCGAAGGCGGCGAACTCTTGAAGCTCAGCGCGTGA
- a CDS encoding DUF4126 domain-containing protein, whose protein sequence is MNTLDTTQLFAIAAALGWASGLRLYAVVFLTGLAGTLGWVQLPTGLHILQNPLMLGASALMMFTEFFADKIPGLDTVWDVLHTLVRIPAGAALAAGVFGMDHASTAAVAAVLGGLLAATSHAAKATTRAAVNTSPEPFSNWGLSLAGDGAVPLMLWLSWVHPGLFFAGLAVAVVVMGVLIWVLAKFLRQLLRRFARAIPS, encoded by the coding sequence GTGAACACGCTCGACACGACACAGCTCTTCGCGATTGCGGCCGCCCTCGGCTGGGCCAGCGGCCTGCGCCTGTATGCGGTCGTGTTTCTCACCGGCCTCGCTGGCACGCTGGGCTGGGTGCAGTTGCCGACCGGCCTGCACATCCTGCAGAACCCGCTGATGCTCGGCGCGAGCGCGCTGATGATGTTCACCGAGTTCTTTGCCGACAAGATCCCCGGCCTCGACACCGTGTGGGACGTGCTGCACACCCTCGTGCGCATCCCGGCCGGCGCAGCGCTCGCAGCCGGCGTGTTCGGCATGGACCACGCGTCGACGGCCGCCGTCGCTGCGGTGCTGGGCGGCCTGCTGGCCGCCACCAGCCACGCGGCCAAGGCCACCACGCGGGCGGCCGTCAACACCTCGCCCGAGCCCTTCTCGAACTGGGGCCTGTCGCTCGCCGGTGACGGCGCGGTGCCGCTGATGCTGTGGCTGTCGTGGGTGCACCCGGGGCTGTTCTTCGCCGGCCTCGCGGTGGCGGTGGTGGTGATGGGGGTGCTGATCTGGGTGCTGGCGAAATTCCTGCGCCAGCTGCTGCGGCGTTTTGCCCGAGCCATCCCGAGTTGA
- a CDS encoding enoyl-CoA hydratase/isomerase family protein, whose translation MSFLDIQRQGHVARVFLNRPEVRNAFNDAVIGELTAAFTQLGGDASLRAIVLGGHGKAFCAGADLSWMRAMADYSWEQNRADAQALADMLWTVWRCPVPVVGRIHGDCYAGGVGLAAVCDVLVASDAAAFCLSEAKLGLLPGTISPYVIRALGEQASRRYFTTAERFSAAQAHALGFVHELCSAEALDAKVDEIVAALCANGPMALRACKQLVQDVAGRPVDEALRAETARRIADIRASDEGREGVQSFLNKRKPSWLDGA comes from the coding sequence ATGAGTTTTCTCGACATCCAGCGGCAAGGCCACGTGGCGCGTGTCTTCCTCAACCGCCCCGAGGTGCGCAACGCGTTCAACGATGCGGTGATCGGCGAGCTCACTGCCGCTTTCACGCAACTCGGCGGCGACGCGAGCCTGCGCGCCATCGTGCTCGGCGGCCACGGCAAGGCCTTCTGCGCCGGGGCCGACCTGTCGTGGATGCGCGCGATGGCCGACTACAGCTGGGAGCAGAACCGAGCCGACGCGCAGGCGCTGGCCGACATGCTGTGGACGGTGTGGCGCTGCCCGGTGCCGGTGGTGGGCCGCATCCACGGCGACTGTTATGCCGGCGGTGTGGGGCTTGCGGCGGTGTGCGACGTGCTCGTGGCCTCCGACGCCGCGGCCTTCTGCCTGAGCGAAGCGAAGCTCGGCCTGCTGCCGGGCACCATCAGCCCGTATGTGATCCGCGCCTTGGGCGAGCAGGCCTCGCGCCGCTACTTCACCACCGCCGAGCGCTTCAGCGCCGCGCAGGCGCACGCGCTCGGCTTCGTGCACGAGCTGTGCAGCGCCGAGGCGCTCGACGCCAAGGTCGACGAGATCGTGGCCGCCTTGTGCGCCAACGGGCCGATGGCGCTGCGGGCCTGCAAGCAGCTCGTGCAGGACGTGGCGGGCCGGCCCGTCGATGAAGCCCTGCGCGCCGAGACCGCACGCCGCATCGCCGACATCCGCGCAAGCGACGAAGGCCGCGAGGGCGTGCAGTCGTTCCTGAACAAACGCAAGCCTTCGTGGCTTGACGGTGCGTGA
- a CDS encoding methylcrotonoyl-CoA carboxylase: MPALTSKLSPRSEEFKVNAGAMRVLVDALNAHLAEVALGGGTGPRVKHVARGKLLPRDRVEMLLDPDTPFLEVAPLAAHGLYNGDAPGAGVIAGIGRVSGVDCMIVCNDATVKGGTYYPMTVKKHLRAQEIAQANRLPCIYLVDSGGANLPNQDEVFPDRDHFGRIFFNQAQMSAQGIPQIAVVMGSCTAGGAYVPAMSDESIIVKEQGTIFLAGPPLVKAAIGEVVSAEDLGGGDVHTRLSGVADHLAKNDTHALAIARNAIARLNWKKPQPLACIAPREPLFDAAELHGVIPTDTKKPFDVREIIARIVDASEFDEFKARYGQTLVTGFAHIEGMPVGIVANNGVLFSESAQKGAHFIELCCQRKIPLIFLQNITGFMVGRKYENEGIAKHGAKMVTAVATANVPKFTVIIGGSFGAGNYGMCGRAYDPRFLWMWPNARISVMGGEQAASVLATVRRDGIEAKGGQWSADDEAAFKAPIREQFERQADPYYATARLWDDGIIDPADTRRVLALGLSASLNAPIADAKFGVFRM, translated from the coding sequence ATGCCTGCACTCACTTCCAAGCTCAGCCCACGGTCCGAGGAATTCAAGGTCAACGCAGGGGCCATGCGCGTTCTGGTGGACGCGCTCAATGCCCACCTTGCCGAGGTGGCCTTGGGTGGCGGCACGGGCCCTCGCGTGAAGCACGTGGCGCGCGGCAAGCTCTTGCCGCGAGACCGTGTGGAGATGCTGCTCGACCCCGACACACCCTTCCTCGAAGTGGCGCCCCTCGCCGCGCACGGCCTCTACAACGGTGACGCGCCGGGCGCCGGCGTGATCGCCGGCATCGGCCGGGTCTCGGGTGTCGACTGCATGATCGTCTGCAACGACGCCACGGTGAAGGGCGGCACGTATTACCCGATGACGGTGAAGAAGCACCTGCGCGCGCAGGAGATCGCGCAAGCCAACCGCCTGCCGTGCATCTACCTCGTCGACAGTGGCGGCGCCAACCTGCCCAACCAGGACGAAGTCTTCCCCGACCGCGACCACTTCGGCCGCATCTTCTTCAACCAGGCGCAGATGAGCGCGCAGGGCATCCCGCAGATCGCGGTGGTGATGGGCTCGTGCACCGCGGGCGGTGCGTATGTGCCGGCGATGAGCGACGAGTCGATCATCGTGAAGGAGCAGGGCACCATCTTCCTCGCCGGCCCGCCGCTGGTGAAGGCGGCCATCGGCGAGGTGGTGAGTGCCGAAGACTTAGGGGGCGGCGACGTGCACACGCGCTTGAGCGGCGTGGCCGACCACCTGGCGAAGAACGACACGCACGCGCTCGCCATCGCGCGCAATGCCATCGCTCGCCTCAACTGGAAGAAGCCGCAGCCGCTCGCCTGCATCGCGCCGCGCGAGCCGCTCTTCGATGCAGCCGAGCTGCACGGCGTGATCCCCACCGACACGAAGAAGCCCTTCGACGTGCGCGAGATCATCGCCCGCATCGTCGACGCCAGCGAGTTCGACGAATTCAAGGCGCGCTACGGGCAGACGCTCGTCACCGGCTTCGCGCACATCGAAGGCATGCCGGTGGGCATCGTGGCCAACAACGGCGTGCTGTTTTCCGAGTCGGCGCAGAAAGGCGCGCACTTCATCGAGCTGTGTTGCCAGCGCAAGATCCCGCTCATCTTCCTGCAGAACATCACCGGCTTCATGGTCGGCAGGAAGTACGAGAACGAAGGCATCGCCAAGCACGGCGCGAAGATGGTGACGGCGGTGGCCACGGCCAACGTGCCGAAGTTCACCGTCATCATCGGCGGCAGCTTCGGCGCCGGCAACTACGGCATGTGCGGCCGCGCCTACGACCCGCGCTTCCTCTGGATGTGGCCCAACGCGCGCATCTCGGTGATGGGCGGCGAGCAGGCCGCGAGCGTGCTCGCCACCGTGCGTCGCGATGGCATCGAGGCCAAGGGCGGCCAGTGGAGCGCCGACGACGAGGCTGCCTTCAAGGCACCCATCCGCGAGCAGTTCGAGCGCCAGGCCGATCCGTACTACGCAACGGCCCGCCTCTGGGACGACGGCATCATCGATCCCGCCGACACGCGCCGCGTGTTGGCCCTGGGCTTGAGCGCGAGCCTCAACGCGCCCATCGCCGACGCGAAATTCGGCGTGTTCCGCATGTAG
- a CDS encoding 2-hydroxychromene-2-carboxylate isomerase produces the protein MGRAPIEFYFDFSSPYSYIASEWIGALAARHARTVRWHAILLGATFQAAELKSPVSHPIKREYSLLDFERSARFAGVPLTMPQPFPIATQNAARLFWWLNAQNESRAIAWARHALRAYFTRGINLNEPPALAALAQEFGLLQGEAEAVWNDPVWKARLKQENEQAIAAGVFGAPFFVIDGEPFWGNDRRAQMERWLEKGPF, from the coding sequence ATGGGCCGCGCACCGATCGAGTTCTATTTCGACTTCTCCTCGCCGTATTCGTACATCGCGTCGGAGTGGATCGGCGCGCTGGCCGCGCGCCACGCGCGCACCGTGCGCTGGCACGCCATCCTGCTGGGGGCCACTTTCCAGGCCGCCGAGTTGAAGAGCCCGGTGTCGCACCCGATCAAGCGCGAGTATTCGCTGCTCGACTTCGAGCGCTCTGCCCGCTTTGCCGGGGTGCCGCTCACGATGCCTCAGCCTTTTCCGATCGCCACGCAAAACGCCGCGCGGCTTTTCTGGTGGCTGAACGCGCAGAACGAAAGCCGTGCCATCGCCTGGGCGCGGCATGCGCTGCGCGCCTACTTCACCCGTGGCATCAACCTCAACGAGCCGCCAGCGCTCGCGGCGCTGGCGCAGGAATTCGGTTTGCTGCAAGGCGAGGCCGAGGCCGTGTGGAACGACCCGGTGTGGAAAGCCAGGCTCAAGCAAGAGAACGAGCAGGCCATCGCCGCGGGCGTGTTCGGCGCGCCGTTCTTCGTGATCGACGGCGAGCCGTTCTGGGGCAACGACCGGCGGGCGCAGATGGAGCGCTGGCTGGAGAAGGGCCCGTTCTAG
- a CDS encoding TRAP transporter large permease subunit, translating to MKLRKELWFGLTLMGVIVAGVLYMLASAPEITNGHIGLVMLALVVVAIMLGFPTAFTLMGMGMLFAYFAYHSGGQTAGGAMTQTLDLMVQRAFSVMSSDVLIAIPLFVFMGYLVERANLIAKLFHSLHLALARVPGSLAVATLVTCAIFATATGIVGAVVTLMGLLALPPMLRAGYDVRMSAGAITAGGCLGILIPPSVLLIVYGATAGVSVVQLYAGAFFPGVMLAGLYIVYVIVLAKVKPKLAPPLTAEQRLVPLPPQLLAIGATGSRHAVPALLSAIKGRRNANVPVGYLLQQLFVALLPLLLFAVVGVMSYRTATSVDAAPDDAGLQQIGAMSSERSTGGLSEPPSADEPAQGGLAEPPSSDGGLAEPPAEPADAASAAGAVQEPAAPPAAVAEPPGASASAAEPVSSKPAPAGYWIGLAIGALALLVYYALLSFSRLEIFKMLLASFFPLLIMILAVLGSIVFGLATPTEAAAVGALGGFVLAAAYRQLNLTMVKESVYLTAKTSAMVCWLFVGSAIFSAAFALLGGQALVEHWVLGMDLTPVQFLVLSQIIIFVLGWPLEWTEIIVIFMPIFVPLLPKFGVDPLFFGLLVALNLQTAFLSPPVAMSAFYLKGVAPKHVTLNQIFAGMLPFMGIQVIAIILLYLFPQIGLWLPQLLYK from the coding sequence ATGAAGCTGCGCAAGGAGTTGTGGTTCGGCCTCACGCTCATGGGCGTGATCGTGGCTGGCGTGCTGTACATGCTGGCGAGCGCGCCCGAGATCACCAACGGCCACATCGGCCTCGTGATGCTGGCGCTGGTGGTGGTGGCCATCATGCTGGGCTTCCCCACCGCCTTCACGCTCATGGGCATGGGCATGCTCTTCGCCTACTTCGCCTACCACTCGGGCGGGCAGACGGCGGGTGGCGCGATGACGCAGACGCTCGACCTCATGGTGCAGCGCGCGTTCTCGGTGATGTCGAGCGACGTGCTCATCGCCATTCCGCTCTTCGTCTTCATGGGCTACCTGGTCGAGCGGGCCAACCTGATCGCCAAGCTCTTCCACAGCCTGCACCTGGCACTCGCGCGTGTGCCAGGCTCGCTGGCGGTGGCCACGCTCGTGACTTGCGCGATTTTCGCCACGGCCACCGGCATCGTGGGCGCGGTGGTCACGCTGATGGGCCTGCTCGCGTTGCCGCCCATGCTGCGGGCGGGCTACGACGTGCGCATGTCGGCCGGGGCCATCACGGCCGGGGGCTGCCTGGGCATCCTCATCCCGCCTTCGGTGCTGCTCATCGTCTACGGTGCGACGGCGGGTGTCTCGGTGGTGCAGCTCTACGCGGGGGCCTTCTTCCCCGGCGTGATGCTGGCGGGCCTCTACATCGTGTACGTGATCGTGCTCGCCAAGGTGAAGCCCAAGCTCGCACCGCCGCTCACCGCCGAGCAGCGCCTGGTGCCGCTGCCGCCGCAGCTGCTGGCCATTGGCGCCACCGGCTCGCGGCATGCGGTGCCGGCGCTGCTGTCGGCGATCAAGGGCCGGCGCAACGCCAACGTGCCGGTGGGCTACCTGCTGCAGCAGCTCTTCGTCGCGCTGTTGCCCCTGCTCCTCTTCGCGGTGGTGGGCGTGATGAGCTACCGCACCGCCACGAGCGTGGACGCCGCACCCGACGACGCAGGCCTGCAGCAGATCGGCGCGATGTCGAGCGAGCGCAGCACGGGTGGGTTGAGCGAGCCGCCGTCGGCCGACGAGCCGGCGCAGGGCGGGCTGGCCGAGCCGCCGTCGTCCGATGGCGGGCTGGCGGAGCCGCCGGCCGAGCCGGCAGACGCGGCCAGTGCGGCGGGCGCCGTGCAGGAGCCTGCGGCACCCCCGGCCGCGGTGGCCGAGCCACCGGGCGCGTCGGCCAGCGCGGCGGAGCCGGTGAGTTCCAAGCCCGCACCGGCCGGCTACTGGATCGGTCTGGCCATCGGCGCGCTGGCGCTGCTCGTGTACTACGCGCTGCTGAGCTTCTCGCGGCTCGAGATCTTCAAGATGCTGCTGGCGTCGTTCTTCCCGCTGCTCATCATGATCCTCGCGGTGCTCGGCTCCATCGTGTTCGGCCTGGCCACGCCCACCGAGGCGGCAGCGGTGGGCGCGCTCGGCGGCTTCGTGCTCGCCGCGGCCTACCGGCAGCTCAACCTCACGATGGTGAAGGAGTCGGTGTACCTCACCGCCAAGACCTCGGCGATGGTGTGCTGGCTCTTCGTCGGCTCGGCCATCTTCTCGGCCGCGTTTGCGCTGCTCGGCGGGCAGGCGCTGGTCGAGCACTGGGTGCTGGGCATGGACCTCACGCCGGTGCAGTTCCTGGTGCTGAGCCAGATCATCATCTTCGTGCTCGGCTGGCCGCTCGAGTGGACGGAGATCATCGTGATCTTCATGCCGATCTTCGTGCCGCTGCTGCCGAAGTTCGGTGTCGACCCGCTCTTCTTCGGCCTGCTGGTCGCGCTCAACCTGCAGACGGCCTTCCTGAGCCCGCCTGTTGCGATGTCGGCCTTCTACCTTAAGGGCGTGGCGCCCAAGCACGTGACGCTGAACCAGATCTTCGCCGGCATGCTGCCCTTCATGGGCATCCAGGTCATCGCGATCATCCTGCTCTACCTCTTTCCACAGATCGGGTTGTGGTTGCCGCAGTTGCTCTACAAATGA
- a CDS encoding TRAP transporter small permease subunit, producing MQRYLFAVDKLSTWFGKVTAWAAVALTLLISAEVFSRYVLNKPHAWVLDAQIMLYGTLFMCAGAYTLAKSGHVRGDVLYGFFRPRTQASIDLLLYIVFFLPGIIALTWAGWTYANDSLAIREQTFNADPLPVYPFKFVIPVAGAVLLLQGLVEIVRCVVCLRDGAWPAREEDVEEVDVDKLKEMVHATDGDAADLAPDPTARPLPAAQRQEGA from the coding sequence ATGCAGCGCTATCTCTTTGCGGTGGACAAGTTGTCCACCTGGTTCGGCAAGGTCACCGCATGGGCGGCCGTCGCGCTGACCCTGCTCATCTCGGCCGAGGTGTTCTCGCGCTACGTGCTCAACAAGCCGCATGCCTGGGTGCTCGACGCGCAGATCATGCTCTACGGCACGCTCTTCATGTGCGCCGGGGCCTACACGCTCGCCAAGTCGGGCCATGTGCGCGGCGACGTGCTCTACGGCTTCTTCCGGCCGCGCACGCAGGCGAGCATCGACCTCCTGCTCTACATCGTCTTCTTCCTGCCGGGCATCATCGCGCTCACCTGGGCCGGCTGGACGTATGCGAACGACTCGCTCGCCATCCGCGAGCAGACCTTCAACGCCGACCCGCTGCCGGTCTACCCGTTCAAGTTCGTGATCCCGGTGGCGGGCGCCGTGCTGCTGCTGCAGGGGCTGGTGGAGATCGTGCGCTGCGTGGTGTGCCTGCGCGATGGCGCGTGGCCCGCCCGTGAAGAAGACGTCGAGGAGGTCGACGTCGACAAGCTCAAGGAGATGGTGCACGCGACCGACGGCGACGCCGCCGACCTCGCCCCCGACCCCACGGCCCGCCCGTTGCCCGCGGCCCAGCGCCAGGAGGGTGCATGA